The Chlamydia sp. 04-14 DNA segment AACGACATCAAATATTTGCTTTTCAAAATTTATTAAATTTGGGAAGCCGTAGTGTACTTCCTAGCCTACTAGCTCATATGAATAAGCTCAGCTTGTCTAGCAAGCTAAAGACCATGGAAATGTTAAAGAATAGTCTATGGGCTAGAGATTTTCTTACTCTAGAACTCCTAAAACGCTGGTCATCGACAACTCCACATCCTTCAATAGCCATAGGAATCCATCTTTATTTTGCAGAACATGATCTGTTACGTATATCTGATATTTCCGAAGATCTTTATGATGAACCGGGAGATAGACTTCTAGCTGCAATTCTTACAGTACGGCGTCAGGAAATTAGTGGACAATATCGTGATATTGCAGATTCAAGACTTAAAGAACTTCTTACTTCTACGGATCCTCAAATAGTATCCATTGGTCTTTCTATTTTAACTCTAGAAAGAAACCCTGATAATTTCCCAATTCTAATTGAGTTTCTAGATAACGTAGACAATGAGATTTTCATTCAAACATGCAAAGCATTACAAGCTTCCGTAAAGGCTACGCATAAACCCTACTGTAAAAAATTGATACAAGTCTTAAAACAGAATGTCCATAACGATGAGGCCTGCCGCCATCTACTAAAAACAATCGGAATGATCTTAGACGCTTCATTAGTAAAAGACTTTCTTATTACGACATCTTTATTAAAAAGCTCCTCGAGAAAATATGCTGAATCTATAATCATAGAACTTCCCAAAGAGACAGCAAACTCATTCCTTCAGATTCTTTCTGATAACAGCACACACAATCGCTGTCGAATTCTTGCAGCAAAAGCTCTCTGCAAAATTGATAATAAGCTATTCAAAAAGAGTGCTTATAAAATTGTAAAATCTAAAGCCCTCAAAGCAATTTTTTATGATTATCATAAAAATTACATTCAAAAATCCTATCCAAAATACAATCTCAGCCTATTAGTTAATACTTTAGAATCTAATTACCAATCAGAAGTTAACTTCATGTTTGAATTCCTAGGTATTTTAGGATCTGTAGAACATTCTGATATTCTTATAAGAGCTCTAACAGGGAAAAATAAAAAAGCAAAAGCTCAAGCTTTAGAATCTCTAGAGAAAAACTGTGAAGATTATCTATTTTCTCTACTTGATCCATTTATTAACAATACAGCAAAGCGTAGTGAAAAATACTACCTAAAATGCGGGGTTATTCCTTTAACTTTAAAAGAGTTATTAAATATGATGGAAAATTCTCCTTCGTATTTAAGCAAACTTACATCGAGACAGTTAAAGGAAGAATTAGCAAACTGCGATGCTGATTTTCAACCAGCACCACCGTATTCAACTTTAGATGAAGAGTATGATCATAATAAAGACGACTCTGACAGTCTAGTTCCCTTCTTTACTATTTAGCCAGGAGTCTCTTGATGAATCTAATTGACCGCGCCTTCCTCCTAAAGAAGAATCCTATTTTTAATTCTTTAGATATGGATGTTCTCCTCGCTATTTCAGATAAAACAGAGATTATGATTTTCAAACCCGGGGTAAAGATATTCTCCACAGAAGAACCTAGCTTCAGCCTATATATTATAGTAGAGGGTTACGTTAAAATTACTGAAACCAACTCCTCTTTATCGGCTACAATTTCATCACAGGATTGTTTTGGAGAGGAAAGCTTACTTAGCAATAAACTTCGAGAATATAATGCTGAAGCTATAACTCAAGTGCGGACGTTAATCTTAAGCAAAGGACAATTTCTTAGTATTGTTGAAGAATGCCCCTCTGTCGCTTTGTCACTTTTAGAACTCTATGCAAAGCAAATCACTTTTAGACATCCTTCTTCATCATAGAAGCCCATCTAAAAACACAGCCTAGAAAATAAACTTAAAAAACAGAAAGAAATGGTGCGCTATTTTAGTGAAAAGATGATGCACTAAGGATACAAACGCACCCTAAAAAGGTTTGTAGAATTACTAACCCTGACGTGTCTTAATGTAGTTAATAACGTCACCTACAGTACGTAATTGCTCTGCATCTTGCTCTGAAATTTCAAAGCCGAACTTTTCTTCCAAAGTCATTATCAACTCTGTTAAGTCCAAACTATCAGCATTAAGATCTTCGATAAATGAAG contains these protein-coding regions:
- the acpP gene encoding acyl carrier protein; translation: MSLEDDVKLIIVDQLGVDASEVNENSSFIEDLNADSLDLTELIMTLEEKFGFEISEQDAEQLRTVGDVINYIKTRQG
- a CDS encoding cyclic nucleotide-binding domain-containing protein, which encodes MNLIDRAFLLKKNPIFNSLDMDVLLAISDKTEIMIFKPGVKIFSTEEPSFSLYIIVEGYVKITETNSSLSATISSQDCFGEESLLSNKLREYNAEAITQVRTLILSKGQFLSIVEECPSVALSLLELYAKQITFRHPSSS